Proteins encoded in a region of the Pristis pectinata isolate sPriPec2 chromosome 16, sPriPec2.1.pri, whole genome shotgun sequence genome:
- the LOC127578870 gene encoding tumor protein p53-inducible nuclear protein 2 isoform X1: MFHRLTSLFYGEPEEVCTQAPSPSLIEKEDDGWLIVDFPDDCNTPSSEEVEVKVNTTVPDDTPPPAPSSLESLCHCGSDSSPPQSSPCTLEESWFVTPPPCFTAEGQDEIQVESSPLENLLIEHPSMSVYADSNTNISTLEDANEEVGNGNTAQTRVERWAPPAPAAVLGRTGILEKANQVRRIQRAKQRVEKRQLSRNRIQRQNLARECRFHRTKHQGNFVHQPPRRQYNY, from the exons ATGTTCCACCGACTCACCAGCCTTTTCTACGGGGAACCCGAAGAGGTCTGCACTCAGGCTCCCAGTCCCAGCTTGATCGAGAAGGAGGATGATGGCTGGCTAATCGTTGACTTTCCAG ATGATTGCAATACCCCCTCAAGTGAAGAAGTGGAGGTGAAGGTTAACACCACCGTGCCTGACGACACCCCTCCACCGGCCCCTTCTTCGCTTGAGTCTCTTTGTCACTGTGGCAGTGACTCCAGTCCTCCGCAGTCTTCACCCTGCACGTTGGAAGAGAGTTGGTTTGTCACCCCTCCCCCCTGTTTTACTGCAGAAGGCCAGGATGAAATCCAGGTGGAGAGCAGCCCCTTGGAAAACCTGCTCATTGAGCACCCGAGCATGTCTGTTTACGCTGACAGCAACACCAACATCAGCACCCTGGAGGATGCAAATGAGGAGGTCGGCAATGG AAACACAGCTCAGACCAGGGTAGAACGGTGGGCGCCCCCAGCTCCTGCAGCAGTTTTAGGACGAACTGGCATCTTGGAAAAGGCAAATCAGGTCCGCCGCATCCAACGGGCGAAACAACGGGTTGAAAAACGCCAGCTGAGCCGCAACAGAATTCAGAGGCAGAACCTTGCAAGGGAGTGTCGTTTCCACCGGACCAAACACCAAGGCAACTTTGTGCACCAGCCACCCCGACGCCAATACAACTACTAA
- the LOC127578870 gene encoding tumor protein p53-inducible nuclear protein 2 isoform X2 translates to MFHRLTSLFYGEPEEVCTQAPSPSLIEKEDDGWLIVDFPEGQDEIQVESSPLENLLIEHPSMSVYADSNTNISTLEDANEEVGNGNTAQTRVERWAPPAPAAVLGRTGILEKANQVRRIQRAKQRVEKRQLSRNRIQRQNLARECRFHRTKHQGNFVHQPPRRQYNY, encoded by the exons ATGTTCCACCGACTCACCAGCCTTTTCTACGGGGAACCCGAAGAGGTCTGCACTCAGGCTCCCAGTCCCAGCTTGATCGAGAAGGAGGATGATGGCTGGCTAATCGTTGACTTTCCAG AAGGCCAGGATGAAATCCAGGTGGAGAGCAGCCCCTTGGAAAACCTGCTCATTGAGCACCCGAGCATGTCTGTTTACGCTGACAGCAACACCAACATCAGCACCCTGGAGGATGCAAATGAGGAGGTCGGCAATGG AAACACAGCTCAGACCAGGGTAGAACGGTGGGCGCCCCCAGCTCCTGCAGCAGTTTTAGGACGAACTGGCATCTTGGAAAAGGCAAATCAGGTCCGCCGCATCCAACGGGCGAAACAACGGGTTGAAAAACGCCAGCTGAGCCGCAACAGAATTCAGAGGCAGAACCTTGCAAGGGAGTGTCGTTTCCACCGGACCAAACACCAAGGCAACTTTGTGCACCAGCCACCCCGACGCCAATACAACTACTAA